A window of the Fusobacterium perfoetens genome harbors these coding sequences:
- the gctA gene encoding glutaconate CoA-transferase subunit A: protein MSLKDAVAKYVKNGDHMVIGGFTTNRKPYALVYEILRQGFTDFVGESGPAGGDWDMLIGAGRVKAYINCYTANSGVTNVSRRFRKWYEEGKLNMEDYSQDVIMLMLHAASLGLPYLPVRLMMGTDLVNKWGISKEVRKTIDKIPDDKFVYVENPFKPGEKVVAVPVPEIDLAIIHVQKASPDGTCSIIGDEFHDVDIAIAAKRCIVTCEQVVSNEEIRLDPTKNSIAGFCVDAVVHAPYGAHPTQCYGFYDYDNAFLKLYDVASKTQEDFEAFLKEWVYDVPTHEAYLNKLGASRLINLNIVPGLGYAKKAEEVK from the coding sequence ATGTCTTTAAAAGACGCAGTAGCAAAATATGTCAAAAATGGAGATCATATGGTTATAGGTGGATTCACTACTAACAGAAAACCATATGCACTAGTTTATGAAATTCTAAGACAAGGATTCACAGATTTTGTAGGAGAATCAGGACCTGCAGGTGGAGATTGGGATATGTTAATAGGAGCTGGAAGAGTAAAAGCTTATATTAACTGCTATACAGCTAACTCAGGAGTAACTAACGTTTCTAGACGTTTCAGAAAATGGTATGAAGAAGGAAAACTTAACATGGAAGACTACTCACAAGACGTTATCATGTTAATGTTACACGCTGCATCTCTAGGATTACCATATTTACCAGTTCGTTTAATGATGGGAACTGACTTAGTAAACAAATGGGGAATCTCTAAAGAAGTTAGAAAAACAATAGACAAAATACCAGATGACAAATTTGTTTATGTAGAAAACCCATTCAAACCAGGTGAAAAAGTAGTAGCTGTTCCAGTACCTGAAATAGACTTAGCTATAATTCACGTACAAAAAGCATCTCCAGATGGAACTTGTTCAATAATTGGTGACGAATTCCACGACGTAGACATCGCTATCGCAGCAAAACGTTGTATAGTAACTTGTGAACAAGTAGTAAGTAACGAAGAAATTCGTTTAGATCCTACTAAAAACTCAATAGCTGGATTCTGTGTTGACGCAGTTGTACATGCACCATACGGAGCTCACCCAACTCAATGTTACGGATTCTATGACTATGACAACGCTTTCTTAAAATTATATGACGTTGCAAGTAAAACTCAAGAAGACTTTGAAGCATTCTTAAAAGAATGGGTATATGACGTACCAACTCACGAAGCTTATTTAAATAAATTAGGAGCATCTCGTTTAATCAATTTAAATATAGTTCCTGGATTAGGATATGCTAAAAAAGCTGAGGAGGTAAAATAG
- the gctB gene encoding glutaconate CoA-transferase subunit B, with protein sequence MADYTNYTNKEMQAVTIAKQIKNGQIVIVGTGLPLIGASVAKKVFAPECNIIVESGLMDCNPIEVPRSVGDNRFMAHCSVQWPNVRFIGFEANEWLHDETRLVAFIGGAQIDPYGNVNSTSIGDYNHPKTRFTGSGGANGIATYANTIIMMQHEKRRFINKVDYITSPGWMDGPGGREKVGLPGNRGPIMVVTDRGILKFDEETKRMYLAGYYPTSSPEDVLENTGFDIDVSRAVLLEAPSPEVIKMIREEIDPGQAFIKVPVEEAK encoded by the coding sequence ATGGCAGATTACACTAATTATACAAATAAAGAAATGCAAGCAGTTACAATTGCAAAACAAATTAAAAATGGACAAATAGTTATAGTTGGAACTGGACTTCCATTAATCGGAGCCTCTGTTGCTAAAAAAGTATTTGCACCTGAATGTAATATCATAGTTGAAAGTGGACTTATGGACTGTAACCCAATCGAAGTACCAAGAAGTGTTGGAGACAACAGATTCATGGCTCACTGTTCAGTACAATGGCCAAACGTTCGTTTCATAGGATTCGAAGCTAACGAATGGTTACACGATGAAACAAGATTAGTAGCTTTCATCGGTGGAGCTCAAATAGACCCATACGGAAACGTTAACTCAACTTCAATAGGAGATTACAACCATCCAAAAACTAGATTCACTGGTTCAGGAGGAGCTAACGGAATCGCTACTTATGCTAACACTATCATAATGATGCAACACGAAAAAAGAAGATTTATAAATAAAGTAGACTACATCACATCTCCAGGATGGATGGACGGACCTGGTGGTCGTGAAAAAGTTGGATTACCTGGAAACAGAGGACCAATAATGGTTGTTACTGACAGAGGAATCTTAAAATTCGATGAAGAAACTAAGAGAATGTATCTAGCTGGATACTATCCAACTTCATCTCCAGAAGATGTATTAGAAAACACTGGATTTGATATTGACGTATCAAGAGCTGTATTATTAGAAGCTCCATCTCCAGAAGTTATCAAAATGATAAGAGAAGAAATTGACCCAGGTCAAGCATTCATCAAAGTTCCAGTAGAAGAAGCAAAATAG